DNA sequence from the Vicia villosa cultivar HV-30 ecotype Madison, WI linkage group LG3, Vvil1.0, whole genome shotgun sequence genome:
GAACTAGTTGTGGTAGGTTGGAAGTCGTTTCCGCTAAGAAGTCGATGAAGAGTTATGCTTTCAACACCTTCCTTACTTCAAAAGATACTTCGAACTCCGAATATTCAATAGACCATTATGTCAATCTTCTAACCAAATCTAGTATTTGAAGTACAAATTTCAAGGGTGAGTGAGTTCACACCGCCATGAGTGTGCAAAAAAAATACCCTCGAAGCTCTCTCGAGGATGTTACCAACGTTAGAACTGCCTTATCTATTTTCTAGTACAATGTTTCTAGCCCGACTAGAGCTTTTGATATGAAGTATATCGGGTTCTAGTTAGAATCTGACTCCCTGATCAAAATAGCTAACATCTTCTTTAGAGACAACCATGTTTAGATTGACGAGTTCACTAGAAAGCAGACGAGTAAGCGTCAGTGATGTGGCCAACACTTTTTTCACTGATTCGAATGCTTTTCGCATTCTAGTGTCAATTTAAACTTTGAATCTTACCTCAAAAATATTTAGAAGGAATGCATGCTGGGCAGATTTCGAAATGAACATGTTTAAGGTGGTGATCATCCAATTCATCTTTGGGCTTCCTTCTTTGAGGTTGGTGCGCCCACCTGAACAATAACTTCACATTTGTCATGGTTGGATTTGCTTCCCCTCTTTGTAAGGTAAAACCCTAAAAATTCACTATGAATATGCATTTCTTTGGGTTGAGCCTCATGTCGTACTGTCTAATTCTCTTAAATAACCACCAGAGGTATTGATCATGGAATTCCAATTGATTGGAATTCACAATTATGTCGTACATGTACACCTCTAGTATCCCACCAATCTCTTCCTGAAATGCCTTATTCACCATCCTATGGTATGCCACGCTAGCGTTATTCAGTCTAAAAGGCATCACATTGTACTGGTAGTTGACCTAATCAGTCATGAATGTTGTTTTCTTCCTATTGGGTCCGAACATGGATATCTGGTTGTATCCAGAATAAACATCCATGAATTATAGCACCTTGTATAAGGTCAAATTATTTACCAATTTGTCTATGTTAGGAAGAGAATGTGAGTCTTTCGAGCATTCTCAATTGAGATCCGTATAGTCGACACATACCCTTCACCTCCCAAAAGCCTTATTAACTAGCATAACATTAGAGAGTCATTTACTGTATTTTACTTTAGAAATGAAGTTGGCATCTAACAATCCTTCGTCTGTGCTGGAAGTAGCCTCGACCTTTTCTAGAGACTACCTTTTTCTCTGTTGGTAGACATATCGGGCATTGGGATTAATGTCTAACTAATGGCAGGCTATGGTAGGTTTGATGTCGGGCATTTCATTGGGAGAAAAGGCCAAGAGATATGCATTAGCCCAAAGAGATTTAATTAGTGAGTATTTTACCTCGAAATGGAGTCTGAATCCTATATTCATAAATATGATGGGATTATCATCGAGCTGAAGGACTTCAAAATTTCAATCTGGAATTGGTCTGACTCCGTCTCCACGCATGTCAAGGTCGACCATATTGACTCTTCCTAGACATTCCTTCGACGCCGTCGAGGTGGTAAGGAGATTCTCTAGTATAATTTCACGGATGTGTCTTTCTGATTTTAGGCTAGTGTTAAGTATGACTGACTTCTCAACATTGTTGTGATATGTTACTTTAAGGTGACAGGGGAAGCCACGACATCCAATTTTGCCAAAAAAAAAGATTTGTCAAATATGTCACTGAAAGCTTTCTACACTGAACTACATAGAAATAAAGGGTTACCTTTCTCTCGCTATCTCCTTCTCCGAGCGATATTGGTAAATCTTTCATTCCACAAGGGAGAGTAACAAAATAATTGAAGGCTATGAGTCCTCTGTCATTGTGTGGATTCAGATCTAATTGGTTGAGTCCTAGTTGCTCAAGTGTATCAATGTAAAGGACGTTAAACGAACTCTCACCGTCTACGAGGAAACCTGCTACTATATAATCTTCCATTGTAACAGTTATAACTAGCAGTAACTATGCGTTTGGGATTCCATTTACCTTCTCGCGATCTCGAAACTCTAACATTGTCATATCTTTACTCTACGATCTGGTATCATTTGTTGCTTGGATGAGGCTTTCCGATGGTGAATCTCCATCATACAATGCTTTCTTGTGGATATCATTGATGACGAAGGTTTTAGGTGGTATAAGATTAGGGAATTCCACAAAGTTCTTCAGCGAAAAGTAGGAGGTTATCTTCTTCATCTGATGGAGGTTCTAATATAGGTATGAGTTCGAGATCGAAAATGATCTAATCATGGAATATCACAGGAATTAAAAGTCAATTTTCACAAACGACGTCAATGTTTCGCACGGGAAACAGAATTAATGTTGATTGATGATGTGAAATCTTGAAGTCGTGGTGCTTATTTTCGGTATGATGGCGTGGGATGGACCCACAAGATTAACACTCTGACGCCTATGACAATTGTATAGTCCAAGATGAGTGtagtaaaaataaagataaaaaatgtaCCTTAAATCTCATGTGTGCTAACTATATACATTAAATAATTTCAATTGTGCTATGCATAGTTGGACTCCTACATTGAGCCTCAAACCGATTTAGTACAGAGTGAGTCAATCTAACTTTGATACCTTAATTAGCCTATGAAATTGTTTAGAGAATGTTTTTATATCCACTTACCCATGCATTGTTGTTAACATCTCATCAACTGAACACATTGCCTAAACATCTTGATCATAAAGACTTTCGATTCAAAGAATCAATCAATAGTGGACTTAAGTATCAATAGTGGCATCTTTCGCAACACGGATGCGGAGCATATTGGAAGTTTTTGTGATTTCCTTGGAGAGGGGGATGCTGTTTCGGCTGAGTTACTTGCAGCCATCACTGCTATGGAGAAAATGAAAGAGATGGGATTTCAAAAGGTTTGGTTGGAGTCTGATTGTTTGTTAGTGATTAAAGCCTTTTCTGATATTAGCTTGGTTCCTTGGAAGATTCGATCTCGTTGGCTCGGTTGTTTGGAGCATACTCGTTCTATTGAGTTTATGATAACTCATGCTTATAGAGAGGCCAATTTTTGTGCGGATCTTCTTGCGAATCTCGGTTTGGCGTTGCGTAATTATCACTAGTTCTCCTTTTTGCATTCGGTTTTAGTTCGGAAGTATCTCTTAGACATGGAGGGTACCCCTCGGCTTAGACTCTTCTCTTAAGGGGTTTTGGCTTGGTCCCCTTGTGTTTTTgtactccttttttctttttaatttgtaaaaaaaaaagttattaatgTTAAATCAAGAGAGAGTCAAAATAATCATTATATTGTACTTTAAACATTCACGGAAATCAAATTTTAAGTAAAAGTAATACCTTACGTCattatgtttatgagttgttaatcttataaaatgtttaaaaaaaatgttttttcatCGAATGTGAGACTCTTCTAGTATTTCATTTAAGTGTGAGTTTATTCAATAGTaattgaattgaatatttatatcCTTAGGTAGTAACTCCAAAACAGTAGTGTGTTTGAAATGTGCACCTAAAGGCTAAAGCCCAGCCCAAAAATTAATAAATGTTGAGTAAATGAGAATCACGTGAGATCAGAAAATCCAAAACAAAATCCAGAGCATCACCGCAGAAgccaaaaataaaaacaagtcGAAAACAAAACAGAAAAGAAAGTTTGGATTATGCAATCACTGTCCTTCTGCTCTGCCCCTCCCCCTGAGAGCTACTCTTCTTTTTCTCTATAGTCTAGCTGTTCTGTTTTCTGTTGCATTGTGGCCCTCTGCACCCTTTTGTGCTCCCACTCTGCCATCATGTTTGGCTATTGTAATTCCATATTTAAATATAACTATTTCTCTCATGCCATGCAACTTTTCTCTCTTTCCTCATAAATAAACTCTTCTTCTTACTTCATCACCCTCCCCCCCCTCTCACAGCCTGTGATGAAATGTCTAAATCTAAGCTTCTATGTCATGTCACTATCACCTTAGATTCTCTCTCAATACCCTCTTTctttttgttctttcttttttttcatctttaatgaagtgagagagagagagatattaatttttttttaatttttttaaataatattatatataattataggTAAAGAGAATGATGTGAGAGGAATCCAAAAAAGGGTGTATTGAAAGTTTGAAATCTAAGGTAAATCCACAAAACTAACTGCTTCATAAGGAACCATACTGTGCACAAGTTTCCTAAAGAGTGAAAAGGATAACAAAAT
Encoded proteins:
- the LOC131657775 gene encoding uncharacterized protein LOC131657775 — encoded protein: MRLGFHLPSRDLETLTLSYLYSTICGIFRNTDAEHIGSFCDFLGEGDAVSAELLAAITAMEKMKEMGFQKVWLESDCLLVIKAFSDISLVPWKIRSRWLGCLEHTRSIEFMITHAYREANFCADLLANLGLALRNYH